The following DNA comes from Paracoccus methylovorus.
GGAAGAAGAACGCCTCGGTGATTTTCGCCACCCAGTCTCTCAGCGATATCGACAATTCCGCCATCGCGCCCGCGATTATTGAGTCCTGCCCGACCCGGCTCTTGCTGCCGAACGAACGCGCCATCGAGCCGCAGATCACCGCCATCTATCGCCGCTTCGGCCTCAACGACCGCCAGATCGAGATCCTCGCGCGCGCCACGCCAAAGCGGGACTATTGCTGCCAGTCGCGGCGCGGCAACCGGCTGTTCGAACTGGGCCTGTCGGAAGTCGGCCTCGCCCTCTGCGCAGCCTCGTCCAAATCCCACCAAGCGCTGATCTCAAGCATCCTCGCCGAACAGGGCCGCGACGGTTTCCTCGCCGCATGGCTCAAGGCGCGCGGCGTCGAATGGGCGGCCGAGTTGATCCCCAACCTCACCAATCTCGCGACGGACACACCGGGCCTTCCGCCTGCCCACGCCAATGTCGGCGAACTCGAACCCACCCTGGAAGAAAAGGTGACCACGCCATGACGCGTAAGATGATCACCATGCAACGCCCCGTTTCCCACATTGCCAGCAGCACCGCTCTAGTTCTTGCGCTGGCGGCACCGCTGGCGCTCACTCCCATGCTGACCAACCCGGCCCATGCCTTCTTTGGTGGCTTCGGCCGTATCGTCTACGACCCCACCAACCATGCCGAGAACCTGCTGACCGCCGCGCGGACGTTGGAGCAGATCAACAACCAGATCGCCTCGCTGCAGAACGAGGCTCAGATGCTGATCAACCAGGCCCGCAATCTTGCCAGCCTGCCGCACAGCTCGCTGCAGCAGTTGCAGCAGAACGTCAGCCGCACCCAGCAGCTTCTGGACGAGGCCCAGAACATCGCCTTCGAAGTGCAACAGGTCGATCAGGCGTTCGAGCGGGAATACGGCACACCCGATCTCTCGATGTCCGAGCAGCAACTGCTGACCGACGCCCGCACCCGCTGGACCAACACCATGGGCGGCTTGCAGGACGCGATGCGCGTTCAAGCCGGCGTCACCGGCAATATCGAGGCGCAGCGTGCCGAGATGGCTACGCTGGTCGAGCAGAGCCAGGGCGCCACAGGGGCGCTTCAGGCCAGCCAGGCCGGCAACCAGCTGCTGGCCCTGCAATCCCAACAGCTCTCCGACCTCACCGCGCTTCTCGCCGCTACCGGCCGGGCCGATGCGCTGGTCGAGGCCGAGCGGGCAGCGGCGGCCGAGCAGGGCCGCATCCAGCGCGAGCGCTTCCTGACTCCGGGCACCGGCTACCAGCCCGGCAATGCCCGGATGTTCAACAACTGACGGCCCGGAGGGCGTAACCATGGAGGGCACGACGATGGCCCGGCTGATTGCCATCCTGTTGCTAGCGATCGTCATGACCGTCACGCTGTTCCGCATGGACCGGAGCGGCGACCTGCCGACCCCGCCCGGCCGGCAGGTTCAGCCACAGGCCGAGGATCCGCTGCGCGAGGGCCAGCGCCGTTGCCAGCGCATGGGCGAGGCGGCGGCCGAAGATATCGAATGCCTGCGCGTCTGGGCCGAGACCCGTGATCGTTTCCTCGGGCAGGCGCCTGAACCGGTGGCCCCGGACACGCCCACGACCGCTAAAGGGCGGTAGGACAGATGGGCGGCACCGAGGTCATCGACAATTTCCTGGCGGTCTTCACCAGCTATATCGACTCTGGCTTCGGGTTGCTGGGCGCTGAGGTCGCCTTCATCGCCACCACCCTGATCGTCATCGACGTGACCCTGGCCGCGCTGTTCTGGGCCTGGGGCGCCGAGGACGACATTCTGGCGCGCCTGGTGAAGAAGACCATCTTCGTCGGCGTCTTCGCCTGGCTGATCACCAACTGGAACAGTCTCGCCCGCATCGTCTTCGACAGTTTCGCCGGTCTCGGGCTGATGGCCTCCGGCACCGGGTTCTCGGCCGCCGATCTCATGCGCCCCGGCCGCGTCGCCCAGACCGGGCTCGACGCCGGCCGGCCGCTGCTGGAATCCATCTCCGATCTGATGGGCTGGGTCGCGGTGTTCGAGAACCTCATCCAGATCCTGTGTCTGTTCTTCGCCTGGGCGCTGGTGATCCTGGCCTTCTTCATCCTCGCCGTGCAGCTCTTCGTCACCCTGATCGAGTTCAAGCTGACGACACTCGCGGGTTTCGTGCTGATCCCCTTCGGCCTCTTCGGCAAGACCGCCTTCATGGCCGAGCGTGTGCTCGGCAATGTCGTGTCCAGCGGTATCAAGGTGCTGGTCCTGGCGGTGATCATCGGCATCGGTTCGACGCTCTTCTCGCAATTCACCGATGGTTTTGGCGGGGTCGCCCCCACGGTTGACGACGCCATGGCCATCGTGCTGGCGGCGCTGTCGCTGCTCGGTCTCGGCATCTTCGGGCCAGGCATCGCCAATGGGCTCGTCTCCGGTGGTCCGCAGCTTGGTGCCGGCGCCGCCGTCGGCACCGGCCTCGCCATCGGGGGTGCGGCAATGGCCGCGGGCGGCGGCACGATGCTCGCGGCCCGTGCCGGCGGCATGGCACTGTCTGGCGGTGCCGCCACCGTCCGGACCGGCGCGACGGCGGCGGGCGCAGCCTCGACCGCCTACCGGCTCGGTTCCATGGGCCATTCCGGCGCCGGTGGCATCGCCTCCGGCATGGGCGGCATCGCCAGTGCCACCGGATCGGCGGCAATCTCGCCCCTGCGCCGCATGGTCGGAAAGGCCGCTGGCGGCATCAAGTCCAGCTATGCCTCCGGCGCAAAGGGCAGTTTTGCGACCACCGGCGGCTCCTCCACCATGGGCACGGACGGTGGCAATCTCTCCATCGCAGGCACCGACGCTTCCATGCCTGATGGTGCGCCCCAATGGGCCCAGAAGATGCGTCGGGGACAGGCGCTTAGCCGTGGGCTCTCGATTGCCGGCCACGCCATCCGCTCCGGCGACAACCATGCCGGCGGCGCCTCGATCAATCTTTCCGAAAGAAACCGCTGATGAACATTTTTCGACGCCCTGCGACCCATTACGGCAAGACGCCCGAGCCGGAAACGCCCTATCAGAAGGCCGCACAGGCATGGGACGAGCGCATCGGCTCGGCCCGCGTGCAGGCCGGGAACTGGCGCCTCATGGCCTTTGCCTGCCTGTTCCTCGCCGCCGGTTTCGCCGCGGCGCTGGTCTGGCAATCGGCGCGCGGCACCGTGGTGCCATGGGTGGTGCAGGTCGACGATCTCGGTCAGGCCCAGGCCGTCGCACCGGCCGCGGCCGATTATCGCCCGACCGATCCGCAGATCGCCTGGCATCTCGGCCGCTTCATCGAGCAGGTCAGAAGCATCCCGGCCGATCCCATCGTCGTGCGCCAGAACTGGCTCAGGGCCTACGAGTTCACCACCGATCGCGGTGCGGCGGCGCTGAACGAATATGCCCGCACCAACGACCCCTTCACGAAGGTCGGGCGCCAGCAGATCGCCGTCGAGGTTTCCAGCGTCATCCGTGCCTCGCCCGACAGTTTCCGGGTCGCCTGGACCGAGCGGCATTACGAGAACGGCCAACTGTCTACAACGGAGCGCTGGACCGCGATCCTGACCGTGGTGATCCAGCCCCCGCGCAGCGCCGAGCGGCTGCGCGCCAATCCACTCGGCATCTATGTCAATGCCGTCAACTGGTCACGAGAGATGTCGCAATGATCCGCATGGTTTACCGTCCCGCCCTGCCCGCCCTGCTTCTCGCGGCCGCCGCTCTCGCCGGATGCGCCAGCAACCAGACGCCGCAGTTCAGCTATGACAACGATGTCCCGCCCCTGCCGTCGCCTCCCGCCACCGCTCCCGCTGACCCGGCCCCGAAACCGCTGCATTTGCCGCCGGGCTGGATACCGGCGCGGGGCGGAGGAACCGCGGAGACGCCCGAAGGCCGCGTCACCAATGCCAATGCCGCCGCGCGCGTGGAGCCGCGCCGCGAAGGCTATTACAATGCCATCCAGGTCTATCCATGGTCGGAAGGCGCGCTCTATCAGATCTATGCCGCGCCCGGACAGATCACCGATATCGTGCTGGAGCCGGGCGAGCGCCTGACCGGCGCCAGCCCCATCGCCGCCGGTGACACCGCCCGCTGGATCATCGGCGATACCGAGAGCGGCAGCGGCAACAGCCGCCGCGTGCATGTGCTGGTCAAGCCGACCCGGCCCGAGATCAGCACCAATCTGGTCATCGCCACCGACCGGCGCCGCTATCTGCTGGAACTGCGCGCCGACGAGGAGACCTGGATGCCGGCGGTGTCCTGGCACTATCCCGGATCGTCGGCAGCGGTCGCGCAGCGTCGCGCCGTGCCTGCCGCGCCTATGATCCCGGCCGCTGCCGCGCGCAACCATCGCTACGGCCTGCAGGTCCAGGGTACGAGCCCGCCCTGGCGGCCCATTTCTGTCTTCGACGACGGCCGCCGCGTCCATGTGGTCTTCCCGCCCGGCATTGCCCAGGGCGAGATGCCGCCGCTCTTCGTCCTCGGCCCGGATGGAGCGCCCGAGATCGCCAACAACCGCGTCCACGGCAATGTGCTGATCGTCGATAGGCTCTTCGGCGTGGCGGAACTGCGCCTCGGCGCCGGCAAGCGCCAGCAGGTGGTGCGGATCCATCGCCTGCAACCGGCTCAGGGGAGAGTGCCGTCATGAGCGACAGGGACACCGCCACCGCGTCGATGCGCCTGCGCGCCGAGCCGCCGCGCGTCACCCGACTGTCGCGCAAGGTGCTGGCGGGTATGGCCGCGATCTCCGCTCTCGGCATCAGCGCGGCGCTGATCTATGCCTTGCAAGGCAAGGACGTGGAACGAACCGGCGAGGAACTGTTCTCCACTGAAAACCGCGCCACCGCCGACGGGCTGGCGAAACTGCCGCGCGACTATAGCGGTCCCGCCCTGGGCCCGGCGCTGCCCGGCGATCTCGGCCGCCCGATCCTCAATGCACGCAATCGCGGCGAGCCGGTGCCGGCGCCTTCCAGGCCCGCCGTCACCGCACCCGGCATGGACACGGCGGAGCAGCAGCGGTTGGCGGAGGAAGAGGCGGCAAGGCTCAGTGGCGTCTTCTTTCAGGGGGGATCGCGTGCAACGACAACATCGGATATGGGTGCGGGAGGCGCAGGACTGTCGTCCGCCGGGACCGGTTCCGTCGGACAGCCGCAAACCGGAGGGCCACAGGACCGGCATGTGGCCTTCCTCGGCGCGGCCGCCGACCGGGTGACGGTGGCCCCGGATCGCGTCGAGCCGTCGGCCTCGCCCTATGTCCTGCAGGCCGGCTCGGTGATCCCGGCGGCGCTGATCACCGGCATTCGCTCCGACCTGCCCGGCCAGATCATCGCCCAGGTCACCCAGCCCGTCCATGACAGCCCCACCGGCTCGATCCTGCTGATCCCGCAGGGTACGCGGGTGATCGGCGAATACGATGCCGGCGTCACATTCGGCCAGCGCCGCGTGCTGCTGGTCTGGAACCGGCTGATCTTTCCCGACGGCCGCTCGCTGGTGCTGGAGGGCCTGCCGGGCGCCGATGCGCAGGGCTTTGCCGGGCTGGAGGACGGTGTCGACCACCACTGGTGGGATTTGATGAAGGCCGCCGGACTGTCGACGCTGCTGGCGGTCGGCACCGAGCTCGCCGCCGGCGACGAGGACGACCGGCTGGTACGCGCCATCCGCGACGGCGCCCAGGATACCGTCGACCAGGCCGGGCAGCAGATCGTCCAGCGCCAGCTGCAGGTCGCGCCCACGCTGACCATCCGGCCGGGGTTCCCAGTCAGGGTTCTCGTGGGTCGGGATCTTGTGTTCGAGCAGGCAGGAGGATGACGTCATGACCAAGCTGAAGCTGGGGCCGATTGCCGACGATACGCCCGTGAAGCTGACCGTCGAACTACCGGCCGGCCTGCACAGGGATCTGGTGCTGTACGGTGAGTTGCTCGGCCGCAGCGGCGGGCAGGGGCCGGTCGCGCCGCAAAAGCTCATTGTGCCGATGCTGGAACGATACCTCGCCTCGGATCGCGGCTTTGCCAAGGCGCGGAGGAGTGTCAATGCCGGGCGTCAACCGGGCGGCTGATCCGTTAAGCCTTGCTGTCTTGCGCCGACAGGATCCGCGCAAGGCTGAGCAAGCGGCACAGGGCAGGATTGTCTTTGCGCGGTGGGCAGACCGCGCAGAAGGGCAGGGGCTCTGTCGCGAGCGGTCGGAAGGCGGCGCCTGGGAAGCTCGCACCAGTTGTCGCTTCGCTGGTGAGCGTCAGCCCTTTGCCCAGGGCAACGAGTTGCATCCCTTCCTGGCCAGCCGGGACCTGGTGCGCAAGGTGAGTTCGGACTGTTCGGTGGAAGTCGACGGTAACGCCTATTCCGTCCCGTGGCGCCTGATCGGCGAGCGCGTTGCGGTGACAGTCACCGGCCCGGAGCTTCGCGTCGAGCATGCCGGCCGGGAGGTGGCCCGTCACATGCTGCGCACGGGTCAGTACGGGCGCGTCGCGGCCGGCGTGCTGTATCCGTTCTTCGGCATCCTGCTGTCACAGATCATCGCGGCAGCCGCCATGGCGCTGTCGTCGGTCAGCGTGATCGCGAATGCGTCCGGTTGCGGGGGGTGAAGCTATGATGAGGGGAAGGCGGCCTGAGTCGATCATCAGCGCCTTCGACGGGTGGCATCATGTCGCAACCTTCCCTGGCCGCTTTCAGGTGTCGTCGTCCCGCACTACATGGTGTGATGATGGCACTGCCGGAAAATGGCCCCTTCCCTGCTTCATGTGCGGGCAGGACGCCTGAGCCGGTCCAGAGAAAGAGAACGAACGGTCTGATGAACAGGGGTGCGACAACGGGCACGAGGCTCCGCGGCTGCTGGAGGCAGTGGCTCGCTACCGCATTGCTGTTCGTGGTTTTCGCCGCCCTGAGTCTGCAGGCTGGAACCCACTCACTCCCGGTAGAGCACATGATCCTTGCCAAGCCGGCCGTCGCCGTTACCCTGGAGCAGGGCTGTGATCACTCCCATGCGGCCGCAGGATGTGCCCAGCCGATCTCGGGAGATCTGGACGCTACCGGCGGCAACGCGCCAGGTTCCCATGACGATTGCTGCAATCAGTTCTGCACGATCACCGCCCTTCTGCCCGAAGGTGCGCGAGCGGAACCGCCGTCCAGTGGGGAAGCCTATCTCGGCCTCAGGGCGGACCGTTTAGGGCGGACACCCGAGGGTATTCTGCGGCCGCCCCGTTCATCCATCGCCGCGTGAAGGCGTTCCGGGCCTGATAGGTCCACCCCGTCCGGCCGCTTCGTCCGACGGACCGACAACGCCATCCAGCCATCGACGATTACCGGGGACCGCGCGTCCGCCGTGACGCTGCCTTCCCCTCAGCATGGATGAACCGCAATGAAACGAACCGCAATCGCCCTTTCCGTTGGCCTCGCAGCCGGGCTGCCCGCCGCTGCCTTGGCCCAGGCCGGGCATGACGCCCACCACCCTGCACGGCAGCTTCAGGAACAGGCCGCACCGCCCGCCTCTCCGACGATGCCGATGTCAGGCATGCCGGAACAATATCGGACCATGATGCAGGCCATGCCTGCCGAGTGCATGAACGCCATGCAGCAGATGATGCAGGGCGGCATGATGCATGGTGCGGCCGATGCTTCGAAGGCTGCTGAAACGGCGCCAGCCGACGGGAACGTTCCCGACTTCACCCGCGCCTATGTGGATGCCATGGACGCGATGCACGGGCCGATGATGGAGGGCGTCATGGCCGATGACTCAGACACGGCCTTCGTGCGGAGCATGATCCCGCATCATCGGGGCGCAATCGACATGGCCCGGATCGTGCAGCAACATGGCGATGATCCGCAGACCAGGGCATGGGCCGAGCAGATCATCGCCGCACAGGAGCGCGAGATTGCCGAGATGCAAGCCTGGCTGAAGGAGAAGGCCCACCCTGGGGCCATCGACTTCGGCCAGACCGGTGGGACCGTGTGGTCCGCCGATGAAGGCGGCAGTTCCGTCAGCGCCATCGATCTGGGCACCGGGACGGTGACCACGATGCCGATCCCGGTGGCGCCCCACAACGTCGATCTGACGCCGGACGCGCGCTTCCTGCTGGCGGTCGGAACCCCGGCCGGTGGCAACCATGGTGACGGGCACGACCATGCGGGCAGCGATACCGCGGGCCTTCTGGTAATGCTTGATCCGCAGGACCTGTCGACGCCCCCGGCCACGGTCGAGGTGGGCGCGCATCCCGCCCATGTGGTGGCCGACCGGCAGGGCCGCGCCTTCGTCTCGCTGTCGGGCAGCAATGAGGTCGTGGTGGTTGATCTGGCGCAGGGTGCTGCCGCCCGCGTCAAGACTGGCGCCTATCCGCATGGGCTGCGCCTCAGCCCTGATGGGGCTGAACTTTATGTTGCCAATGTCGAGGACGAGTCGGTCTCGGTCCTCGACACGGCCAGTCTCACCGAAGCGGCACGCATCCCGGTGGGCACGGCGCCGGTTCAGGTCGGCTTCACCCCTGACGGCAGCCAGGTCTATGTCTCGCTACGCGACGAGAACCGCGTGGCAGTGATCGGCACCGCGACGCGCGAGGTCACGGGCAGGATCGAAGTCGGTCCAAATCCGATCCAGATGATCGCAACCCCAGATGGCAAGCAGATCTACGTCGCCAACCAAGGGACCGAAGCCGCGCCGAACGATACCGTGTCGGTGATCGACACGGCGACCAGCGAGGTTGCCGGGACGCTGAAAACCGGTCCCGGCGCGCATGGTGTGTCGGCTTCGGCAGACGGCGCCTTCGTGTTCGTGACCAATATCGCGGACGATAGCGTCTCGGTCATCAATGTTGCGCGCCAGGAGGTGCTCGGATCGGTGCCGGTGGGCGACCGCCCGAACGGAATCGTCTATGGGTCGTCGAGCTGAGTGTATCGCCAACGATGGCGCCGGGTTCCCCGGCGCCATGGCGATCAAGGCACTTTATCAAGCCAGACCTCTCCAGCGATACTATGAGGATATCGGTCTTCTGACCCCGCAGCGCGGGTCGAACGGCTATCCATGACCAGTGACGCATCCCGATCCCCCTTCATGGACCAGCCCACGGCGCGCCGGGAAAACAGGTCCAGCACGACCGCGACGTAGAGCCAGCCTTCCGCGGTCCAGATGTAGGTGAAATCGGCCAGCCACTTCTGGTTCGGCCGGTCCGCCTGAAAGTTCCGGTCGAGGAGATTGTCGGCGATCACCGAGCGTTCCCCATCGTCCCTGGCTTTCCCCGACGCCTGGGCCGCGCTCGTAAGGCATTGATCCGCATCAACCGTTCGATCCGATGAAGCCCGCAGGCCAGTCCTTCTTCCAGGACATCCCGCCAGACGCGGCGTGCGCCATAGGTCCGGTCGCTGGCCTTGAAACTCGTCTCGATTGCCGTGACGAGCTTGGCGTCATGGATCTCGCGGATGCTGGTCGAACGGCTGAGCCAGGCGTGAAATCCAGAACGGGACACAGCCAGGACCTCGCACAGCCAGCTGACGGGCCAGACGTGGCGGTGCTTGGCGATGAAGGCGAACCTCATATCACCTCGCGCGCGAAAAAAGCCGCCGCTCTCTTCAGGATGTCACGCTCCGCGCGGAGCCGGGCGACCTCTTTCTTCAGAGCCGAAATCTCGGCCAGATCGGCCCGCATCTGCCCGTTCCCGGGAAACGCTACGGCCGGCGTGGCTGTCAGCTCTCGCATCCACCGCCGCAGCACGCTCTCCGCCACATCGAGGTCGCGCGCGGCCTGCGCCACAGCGACACCCCGATCCGTCACCAGCGTGACGGCCTCGATCTTGAACTCACGACTGAACTTCCGTCTCGTCATATCCACTCTCAAGTTCCTTGGTCACGATCTTATCTTCGTGTCCACGAAACCGGCAGCAGCTCAAGTGGCCTAAACGAGCACCTGGAACGGCACGAATCCGTGACAGGTCCAGTGCTATATGAATATGGCCATGTCTTTCCGAAAGGCATCGCTCACCTCAGGCGAATCGAAGCTGTCCTCACCGATCCTGCCAGCGACTTGCCTGCCCTGGTGCGCGATGAGTGCCATGATCTGCTTGCGCAGATATCCGAGCAGACAGCCCGGATCGAAGCCAAGACAGCAAAGGCCCGCAGTCTTGCCGGGACGAATGATACGGCGCGGCGGCTGCAGACGATGCCCGGCGTGGGGCCGCAGACCGCGTTGGCCATCAGCGGCTTCGCTCCGCCCATGGACAGCTTCAAGCGGGGGCGCGATTTTGCGGCCTAGCTCGGCCTGGTGCCTCGCCAATACAGCTCTGGTGGGAAAGAACGCCTGGGGCGCATCTCGAAAGCCGGCCAGACCGACATCCGATATCTGCTGATCATCGGGGCCATGTCGCGCCTGACAGTGCTGGCCCGAAAGTCGATCCAGGAGAGGTCATGGCTGGCGCGCATGTTGCACCGCAAACCCCTCATGCTGGTCGCCATCGCATTGGCCAACAAAATGGCACGGGCCATTTGGGCAATGATGACAAAGAAGGAAGACTATCGAGATCCGGCGCTGGCTGTTTCTATATGAGGGCTGAAAACCCCGTGTGAACTGGCGTCGGTGAAGGAGGTGTGAGAAGTCGATGACCTGAATGGACGCAATGATCGAAAAGATCTGGATCGGGAAAACCAGACGTCGTTCTCGAGCAGAAAAGCTCTTGCAGAAGATATGGACCCGATCCGCAGATCACCATCCCGGCCAGCGGCTTCTTGAACGGTCGCACTCAAAAAGGCCTGAGAGAAGAACGCATTCGATCACCAGCCAAATCAGGTTTAGAAGCTTCTTGCATCAAGGGCGGTAACCAGAGAAGGCCGTCCTCTGTGCGCCCGCGCACAGAACTGCCGTGCCCGTTGCGGCATATTCCGGAAAAATTTTGCAATCAGAGGGCGTGTTTCATGTCGATCAGACATTCCGCACCATCTTTTGCCAAGGAGCCGCTGCCGCGATCCGCGGCGTGCTGCACCAGTTGACCATGGCTGCGCTGCATGTGCAGCTTCGTGCCCGGTTCCAGGCCGATCGGCCGCAGGTACTGGCCCGCCGGGCCGGGATCATGGCTCATGCGGCTGTCGACGGGCAGGCCAGCCTGCGTGCTATGTCGCATTACTGCCTTGAACAACTCATGCCCCGCGTGCGGTTGTTGATGATGCAGGTCGATGCCGCGGCCAGGCTTGCCACCTCGCCGACAGAGGCTGCGCCGAGCGCAGGACTCGCGGCACAGTTGAGCGACATTGCCGCCAATCTGGAGCGCGCGCGAGAGACGTCGCGCGGCCGGGCCCGCACTCCGCATAAAAGCGCCGGCATGATCCGGCTGAGCGAGCAGCGGCTTTGGGCTGCGCCGGCAACCGAACTGCAACGGCTGGAAGAGACCGACGGCCCGATGAGCCGCGCCAGCGCCCGGATCGAAGCGGCCGCCTTCGAGCTTGCCGCGGCGATCGAAGCGTTCCTGGAGCATGACGAGGGCATGCCGCTGGCGCAACGCCACGATCTGGCCCAGATCCTGGTCCGGCTGGAAAACCAGGCGGCCACGACCCCGCTGTCCCCCGACGAGATCGCCGGGCGGCTTGGTCCCGCCGCCGCCCGCCTGCCGGAACTGGTGGACCTGTGCGTCGATCTGTCCCAAGCATACCAGCCGCTGCGCGAGGCCCGGCCGCAGATCGCCATGGTCCTGTCCATCGCGACCCAGACCGCCACCCAGTCCGGCGCGACCCGGCGGCTTGAACAGGCCATGCAGGACCTGGACCATCTGCTGGGCGGGCTGGTTTCCGACTATCGCGCCCTGGCGCGATCTGCCAAGCGCCCGCAAGGCAGGGCAGCCATGCGGCGGTTGATCGCCGCCGAGGCGTCGTTGTGGCATGAGGCGGCAAGGCTGCTGGCCGTTCCGCTGGCACTGGTCCCGGACGCCCCGGCGGCCTGTCCCGCGATACAGGCCGAAGCCCCTGCCGGCGACGAGCATCCGGCGATAGTGGCCTGCGCCTGAGGGGGCCATCGCCTCGGCCGCCGAGAATTTCAGAGCATTTGATCATTACCTTGTTTTAAGTCTCTCTCTGAAAGAAAGGGTCAGGATCGCGACGATCCTGACCCTTGTTTCCTTGGCTTGTCCAGCCTTGGGACAGGGGCGGCGGGCGGAATGCGCCTAGTCCTTGTTGTCGCTGTTTACGCTCATGCCCCGCACGCTCATTCCGTGGACGCTCATGCCGCGGGCCTCCGGCGCGCCGGAAGGGTCCAGCAGCAATTGTTCGAACATGCCCGAGCGCATGTCCAGTCGGATCGAGTAATCGGCCTTGTCGTAGGACCAGACCATCAAGTCGTCGGGCTGGGGCAGGACGTGCCCCGCACCCGCCGCCTGGGGCGGTGATCCGGCCGGCGCACCCTGCGGCAGGTCCAGCCGCGATATGACCTGCCCGGCCTCCAGCCCCGGTCCGTGCACCAGAAACAGCGCCGGGCGCGGCAGGACGCGATACAGCCCCTCGAAGGCAAAGCCGTAGATGCGGGCGAAATTCGCATCCTCGGCCTGCAATTGCCGTTCAAGCTGGCCGGGCGTGCCGCCGCGGGGCTGGGGGAAGGGGCCGTGCCGGGGATCGCCGCGCTTGTCCTGTGCCGAGGGTGCGCGGATCTGCAAATCCTCGACCACACGGCCGAAGAGCAGCAGGTTCGAGGGGCTCAGCAAGGTCTCCGACATCGCAATCTCCGCCATGGGTGATTTTTCGGGTCCGGGAATCCGCAACCTCAGGTTAAGCCGCTGGGGGGCGGCTGTCGATGGCTTTGTCCGCCTGCGGCCCCTTTCGGCGCCGGTTGCCCGTCT
Coding sequences within:
- the trbF gene encoding conjugal transfer protein TrbF, whose amino-acid sequence is MNIFRRPATHYGKTPEPETPYQKAAQAWDERIGSARVQAGNWRLMAFACLFLAAGFAAALVWQSARGTVVPWVVQVDDLGQAQAVAPAAADYRPTDPQIAWHLGRFIEQVRSIPADPIVVRQNWLRAYEFTTDRGAAALNEYARTNDPFTKVGRQQIAVEVSSVIRASPDSFRVAWTERHYENGQLSTTERWTAILTVVIQPPRSAERLRANPLGIYVNAVNWSREMSQ
- the trbG gene encoding P-type conjugative transfer protein TrbG, with the protein product MIRMVYRPALPALLLAAAALAGCASNQTPQFSYDNDVPPLPSPPATAPADPAPKPLHLPPGWIPARGGGTAETPEGRVTNANAAARVEPRREGYYNAIQVYPWSEGALYQIYAAPGQITDIVLEPGERLTGASPIAAGDTARWIIGDTESGSGNSRRVHVLVKPTRPEISTNLVIATDRRRYLLELRADEETWMPAVSWHYPGSSAAVAQRRAVPAAPMIPAAAARNHRYGLQVQGTSPPWRPISVFDDGRRVHVVFPPGIAQGEMPPLFVLGPDGAPEIANNRVHGNVLIVDRLFGVAELRLGAGKRQQVVRIHRLQPAQGRVPS
- a CDS encoding Mu transposase domain-containing protein, which gives rise to MPGVNRAADPLSLAVLRRQDPRKAEQAAQGRIVFARWADRAEGQGLCRERSEGGAWEARTSCRFAGERQPFAQGNELHPFLASRDLVRKVSSDCSVEVDGNAYSVPWRLIGERVAVTVTGPELRVEHAGREVARHMLRTGQYGRVAAGVLYPFFGILLSQIIAAAAMALSSVSVIANASGCGG
- the trbK-alt gene encoding putative entry exclusion protein TrbK-alt — its product is MEGTTMARLIAILLLAIVMTVTLFRMDRSGDLPTPPGRQVQPQAEDPLREGQRRCQRMGEAAAEDIECLRVWAETRDRFLGQAPEPVAPDTPTTAKGR
- the trbJ gene encoding P-type conjugative transfer protein TrbJ; amino-acid sequence: MQRPVSHIASSTALVLALAAPLALTPMLTNPAHAFFGGFGRIVYDPTNHAENLLTAARTLEQINNQIASLQNEAQMLINQARNLASLPHSSLQQLQQNVSRTQQLLDEAQNIAFEVQQVDQAFEREYGTPDLSMSEQQLLTDARTRWTNTMGGLQDAMRVQAGVTGNIEAQRAEMATLVEQSQGATGALQASQAGNQLLALQSQQLSDLTALLAATGRADALVEAERAAAAEQGRIQRERFLTPGTGYQPGNARMFNN
- a CDS encoding DUF2274 domain-containing protein, which encodes MTKLKLGPIADDTPVKLTVELPAGLHRDLVLYGELLGRSGGQGPVAPQKLIVPMLERYLASDRGFAKARRSVNAGRQPGG
- the copM gene encoding CopM family metallochaperone, producing MKRTAIALSVGLAAGLPAAALAQAGHDAHHPARQLQEQAAPPASPTMPMSGMPEQYRTMMQAMPAECMNAMQQMMQGGMMHGAADASKAAETAPADGNVPDFTRAYVDAMDAMHGPMMEGVMADDSDTAFVRSMIPHHRGAIDMARIVQQHGDDPQTRAWAEQIIAAQEREIAEMQAWLKEKAHPGAIDFGQTGGTVWSADEGGSSVSAIDLGTGTVTTMPIPVAPHNVDLTPDARFLLAVGTPAGGNHGDGHDHAGSDTAGLLVMLDPQDLSTPPATVEVGAHPAHVVADRQGRAFVSLSGSNEVVVVDLAQGAAARVKTGAYPHGLRLSPDGAELYVANVEDESVSVLDTASLTEAARIPVGTAPVQVGFTPDGSQVYVSLRDENRVAVIGTATREVTGRIEVGPNPIQMIATPDGKQIYVANQGTEAAPNDTVSVIDTATSEVAGTLKTGPGAHGVSASADGAFVFVTNIADDSVSVINVARQEVLGSVPVGDRPNGIVYGSSS
- a CDS encoding TrbI/VirB10 family protein; its protein translation is MSDRDTATASMRLRAEPPRVTRLSRKVLAGMAAISALGISAALIYALQGKDVERTGEELFSTENRATADGLAKLPRDYSGPALGPALPGDLGRPILNARNRGEPVPAPSRPAVTAPGMDTAEQQRLAEEEAARLSGVFFQGGSRATTTSDMGAGGAGLSSAGTGSVGQPQTGGPQDRHVAFLGAAADRVTVAPDRVEPSASPYVLQAGSVIPAALITGIRSDLPGQIIAQVTQPVHDSPTGSILLIPQGTRVIGEYDAGVTFGQRRVLLVWNRLIFPDGRSLVLEGLPGADAQGFAGLEDGVDHHWWDLMKAAGLSTLLAVGTELAAGDEDDRLVRAIRDGAQDTVDQAGQQIVQRQLQVAPTLTIRPGFPVRVLVGRDLVFEQAGG
- the trbL gene encoding P-type conjugative transfer protein TrbL, translating into MGGTEVIDNFLAVFTSYIDSGFGLLGAEVAFIATTLIVIDVTLAALFWAWGAEDDILARLVKKTIFVGVFAWLITNWNSLARIVFDSFAGLGLMASGTGFSAADLMRPGRVAQTGLDAGRPLLESISDLMGWVAVFENLIQILCLFFAWALVILAFFILAVQLFVTLIEFKLTTLAGFVLIPFGLFGKTAFMAERVLGNVVSSGIKVLVLAVIIGIGSTLFSQFTDGFGGVAPTVDDAMAIVLAALSLLGLGIFGPGIANGLVSGGPQLGAGAAVGTGLAIGGAAMAAGGGTMLAARAGGMALSGGAATVRTGATAAGAASTAYRLGSMGHSGAGGIASGMGGIASATGSAAISPLRRMVGKAAGGIKSSYASGAKGSFATTGGSSTMGTDGGNLSIAGTDASMPDGAPQWAQKMRRGQALSRGLSIAGHAIRSGDNHAGGASINLSERNR